One Choloepus didactylus isolate mChoDid1 chromosome 8, mChoDid1.pri, whole genome shotgun sequence DNA window includes the following coding sequences:
- the ITGA7 gene encoding integrin alpha-7 isoform X1, translated as MAGTPGRGPWGGPGLRYLLGFLLPGLLFPGTVAFNLDVMGALRKEGEPGSLFGFSVALHRQLQPRPQSWLLVGAPQALALPGQHANRTGGLFACPLSLEETDCYRVDIDRGADVQKESKENQWLGVSVQSQGPGGKIVTCAHRYEARQRVDQILETRDVIGRCFVLSQDLAVHDELDGGEWKFCEGRPQGHEQFGFCQQGTAATFSPDSHYLLFGAPGTYNWKGTARVELCAQGSADLADLDDGPYEAGGEKEQDPHLIPVPANSYFGRDPFLAQSHSNPLLLSLTLPLHTPILLSRSLPRTHFFCLRFFSLWPLRLSRLSRFLSPCLPLPPSSGLFVLLCFPALWLRLWMSLPWCLPPPHPAAGLLFVTNIDSSDPDQLVYKTLDPADRLPGPAGDLALNSYLGFSIDSGKGLVRAEELSFVAGAPRANHKGAVVILRKDSASRLVPEVVLSGERLTSGFGYSLAVADLNSDGWPDLVVGAPYFFERQEELGGAVYVYMNQGGHWAGVSPLRLCGSTDSMFGISLTVLGDLNQDGFPDIAVGAPFDGDGKVFIYHGSSLGLVLKPSQVLEGEAVGIKSFGYSLSGGLDVDGNHYPDLLVGSLADTAVLFRARPVLHVSQELFIAPRTIDLEQPNCADGHSVCMDLRVCFSYIASPSSYSPAVALDYVLDGDTDRRLRGQVPRVTFLNRGLDDPKHQASGTVWLKHQHDRVCGDAMLQLQENVKDKLRAIVVTLSYSLQTSRLRRQAPGQGLPPVVPILNAHQPSTQRAEIHFLKQGCGEDKICQSNLQLVQARFCARVSDTEFQPLPIWLWSETGPGAHGGSLARNNSPSVIQFACITLPSLHNRVRDADGTTALFALSGQPFIGLELKVTNLPSDPAQPQADGDDAHEAQLLVTLPASLHYSGVRALDPAEKPLCLSNDNASHVECELGNPMKRGAQVTFYLILSTSGITIETTELEVELLLATISEQELHPVSARARVFIELPLSITGVATPQQLFFSGVVRGERAMRSERDVGSKVKYEVTVSNQGQSLNTLGSAFLNIMWPHEIANGKWLLYPMRVELEGGQGPGKKGLCSPRPNILRLDMDSRDRRRRELEQPEQQEPPEQLEPSTSWWPVSSAEKKKNITLDCARGTANCVVFSCPLYSFDRAAVLHVWGRLWNSTFLEEYSAVKSLEVIVQANITVKSSIKNLLLRDASTVIPVMVYLDPVAVVAEGVPWWVILLAVLAGLLVLALLVLLMWKMGFFKRARYPKATVPQYHAVKIPREDRQQFKEEKTGTILRSNWGSPRREGPDAHPILVADGHPDLGPEGHPGPGSA; from the exons ATGGCCGGGACTCCGGGCCGCGGTCCCTGGGGGGGTCCTGGGCTTCGCTACCTTCTTGGCTTCCTGCTCCCCGGACTGCTCTTCCCAGGAACTGTCGCCTTCAATCTGGACGTGATGGGCGCCCTGCGCAAGGAGGGAGAGCCCGGCAGCCTCTTCGGCTTCTCTGTGGCCCTGCACCGGCAGTTGCAGCCACGACCCCAAAGCTG GCTGCTGGTGGGCGCTCCACAGGCCCTGGCTCTGCCCGGGCAGCATGCGAATCGCACGGGAGGCCTCTTCGCATGCCCCCTCAGCCTGGAGGAGACGGACTGCTACAGAGTGGACATCGACCGGGGAG CTGATGTGCAAAAGGAGAGCAAGGAGAACCAGTGGTTGGGAGTCAGTGTGCAGAGCCAGGGGCCTGGGGGCAAGATTGTG ACCTGTGCACACCGATACGAGGCGCGGCAGCGAGTGGACCAGATCCTGGAGACGCGGGACGTGATTGGCCGCTGCTTCGTGCTAAGCCAGGACCTGGCTGTCCACGATGAGTTGGACGGTGGGGAGTGGAAGTTCTGTGAGGGGCGTCCCCAGGGCCATGAACAATTTGGGTTCTGCCAGCAGGGCACTGCCGCCACCTTCTCCCCGGACAGCCACTACCTGCTCTTTGGAGCCCCGGGAACCTATAACTGGAAGG GCACGGCCAGGGTAGAGCTCTGTGCTCAGGGCTCAGCGGACCTGGCAGATCTGGACGACGGGCCTTACGAGGCAGGGGGTGAGAAGGAGCAAGACCCCCACCTCATCCCGGTCCCTGCCAACAGCTACTTTGGTAGGGACCCCTTCCTGGCCCAAAGCCACTCTAaccctctgctcctttctcttacCCTCCCTCTCCACACTCCCATCCTTCTGTCTCGGTCTCTGCCTCGCACCCACTTTTTCTGCCTCCGATTCTTCTCTCTGTGGCCTCTTCGTCTCTCTCGTCTCTCTCGTTTTCTTTCTCCATGTCTTCCTCTTCCGCCTTCTTCTGGCCTGTTTGTCCTGCTCTGTTTCCCCGCTCTGTGGCTCCGCCTCTGGATGTCCCTTCCCTGGtgtctgccccctccccaccccgccgCAGGGTTGCTCTTTGTGACCAACATTGATAGCTCAGACCCTGACCAGCTGGTGTATAAAACTTTGGACCCTGCTGACCGGCTCCCAGGACCAGCCGGAGACTTGGCCCTGAATAGCTACTTAG GTTTCTCCATTGACTCGGGGAAGGGGCTGGTGCGTGCAGAGGAGCTGAGCTTTGTGGCAGGTGCCCCCCGTGCCAACCACAAGGGTGCTGTGGTCATTCTGCGTAAGGACAGTGCCAGCCGCCTGGTGCCCGAAGTTGTGCTGTCAGGGGAGCGCCTGACCTCTGGCTTCGGTTACTCTCTGGCCGTGGCTGATCTCAACAGTGATGG CTGGCCAGACCTGGTAGTGGGTGCCCCCTACTTCTTTGAGCGCCAAGAAGAGCTGGGGGGTGCTGTGTATGTGTACATGAACCAAGGGGGTCACTGGGCTGGGGTCTCCCCTCTCCGGCTCTGCGGCTCTACTGACTCCATGTTCGGGATCAGCCTGACTGTCCTGGGGGACCTCAACCAAGATGGCTTCCCAG ATATTGCAGTGGGTGCTCCCTTTGATGGGGATGGGAAAGTCTTTATCTATCACGGGAGCAGCCTGGGGCTTGTTCTCAAACCTTCACAG GTGCTGGAGGGTGAGGCCGTGGGCATAAAGAGCTTCGGCTACTCCCTGTCGGGGGGCCTGGATGTGGATGGAAACCATTACCCTGACCTGCTGGTGGGCTCCCTGGCCGACACTGCTGTGCTCTTCAG AGCCAGACCTGTCCTCCACGTCTCCCAGGAGCTCTTCATTGCCCCTCGAACCATCGACCTAGAACAACCCAACTGTGCTGATGGCCACTCGGTCTG TATGGACCTCAGGGTGTGTTTCAGCTACATCGCATCTCCCAGCAGCTACAGCCCTGCTGTGG CCCTGGATTACGTGTTAGATGGGGACACAGACCGGAGGCTCCGGGGCCAGGTCCCCCGAGTGACCTTCCTGAACCGTGGCCTGGATGACCCCAAGCACCAGGCCTCGGGCACTGTGTGGCTGAAGCACCAGCATGACCGGGTCTGCGGAGACGCCATGCTGCAGCTGCAG GAGAATGTCAAAGATAAGCTTCGGGCCATTGTGGTGACCCTGTCCTACAGTCTCCAGACCTCTCGGCTCCGGCGACAGGCCCCTGGCCAGGGGCTTCCCCCAGTGGTCCCCATCCTCAATGCCCACCAGCCCAGCACCCAGCGCGCAGAG ATCCACTTCCTGAAGCAAGGCTGTGGTGAGGACAAGATCTGCCAGAGCAACCTGCAGCTGGTCCAGGCCCGCTTCTGTGCCCGGGTCAGCGACACGGAATTCCAGCCTCTGCCCAT ATGGCTGTGGAGTGAGACTGGTCCCGGGGCCCACGGGGGCTCCCTGGCAAGGAATAACAGTCCTTCAGTTATTCAGTTTGCATGCATCACATTGCCCAGTCTTCACAACCGTGTGAG GGATGCAGATGGCACCACAGCCTTATTTGCACTGAGTGGGCAGCCCTTCATTGGCCTGGAGCTGAAGGTCACCAACCTGCCCTCggacccagcccagccccaggccgACGGGGATGACGCCCATGAAGCCCAGCTCCTGGTcaccctccctgcctctctgcaCTACTCAGGAGTCCGGGCCCTGGATCCTGCG GAGAAGCCACTCTGCCTGTCCAATGACAATGCCTCCCATGTCGAGTGTGAGCTGGGGAACCCCATGAAGAGAGGGGCCCAG GTCACCTTCTACCTCATTCTTAGCACCTCGGGGATCACCATTGAGACCACGGAGCTGGAGGTGGAGCTGCTGTTGGCCAC GATCAGTGAGCAGGAGCTACATCCAGTCTCTGCTCGAGCACGTGTCTTCATTGAGCTGCCACTGTCCATCACAGG GGTGGCCACCCCCCAGCAACTCTTCTTCTCCGGTGTGGTGAGGGGCGAGAGGGCCATGCGGTCTGAGCGGGATGTGGGCAGCAAGGTCAAGTATGAAGTCACG GTCTCCAACCAAGGCCAGTCACTCAACACCTTGGGTTCTGCTTTCCTCAACATCATGTGGCCCCATGAGATTGCCAACGGAAAGTGGCTGCTGTACCCCATGCGGGTGGAGCTGGAGGGCGGGCAGGGCCCTGGGAAGAAGGGGCTCTGTTCTCCCAGGCCCAACATCCTCCGCCTG GACATGGACAGCAGGGATAGGAGGCGGCGGGAGCTGGAGCAGCCGGAGCAGCAGGAGCCTCCTGAGCAGCTGGAGCCCAGCACGTCCTGGTGGCCAGTGTCTTCTgctgagaagaagaaaaacatcaCCCTG GACTGCGCCCGGGGCACAGCCAACTGTGTGGTGTTCAGCTGCCCGCTCTACAGCTTTGACCGCGCAGCTGTGCTGCACGTGTGGGGCCGCCTCTGGAACAGCACCTTCCTGGAG GAGTACTCAGCTGTGAAGTCCCTGGAAGTGATTGTCCAAGCCAACATCACGGTGAAGTCCTCCATCAAGAACCTGCTGCTTAGAGACGCCTCCACAGTG ATCCCAGTGATGGTATACTTGGACCCAGTGGCTGTGGTGGCGGAAGGAGTCCCCTGGTGGGTTATCCTCCTGGCCGTGCTGGCCGGGCTGTTGGTGCTGGCGCTGCTGGTGCTGCTGATGTGGAAG ATGGGATTCTTCAAGCGGGCACGGTACCCCAAGGCCACAGTGCCTCAGTACCATGCGGTGAAGATTCCACGGGAAGACAGGCAGCAGTTCAAGGAGGAGAAGACGGGCACCATCCTGAGGAGCAACTGGGGCAGCCCCCGACGGGAGGGCCCCGATGCCCACCCCATCCTGGTTGCCGATGGGCACCCTGACCTGGGTCCCGAAGGACACCCCGGGCCAGGCTCCGCCTAG
- the ITGA7 gene encoding integrin alpha-7 isoform X2, protein MAGTPGRGPWGGPGLRYLLGFLLPGLLFPGTVAFNLDVMGALRKEGEPGSLFGFSVALHRQLQPRPQSWLLVGAPQALALPGQHANRTGGLFACPLSLEETDCYRVDIDRGADVQKESKENQWLGVSVQSQGPGGKIVTCAHRYEARQRVDQILETRDVIGRCFVLSQDLAVHDELDGGEWKFCEGRPQGHEQFGFCQQGTAATFSPDSHYLLFGAPGTYNWKGTARVELCAQGSADLADLDDGPYEAGGEKEQDPHLIPVPANSYFGRDPFLAQSHSNPLLLSLTLPLHTPILLSRSLPRTHFFCLRFFSLWPLRLSRLSRFLSPCLPLPPSSGLFVLLCFPALWLRLWMSLPWCLPPPHPAAGLLFVTNIDSSDPDQLVYKTLDPADRLPGPAGDLALNSYLGFSIDSGKGLVRAEELSFVAGAPRANHKGAVVILRKDSASRLVPEVVLSGERLTSGFGYSLAVADLNSDGWPDLVVGAPYFFERQEELGGAVYVYMNQGGHWAGVSPLRLCGSTDSMFGISLTVLGDLNQDGFPDIAVGAPFDGDGKVFIYHGSSLGLVLKPSQVLEGEAVGIKSFGYSLSGGLDVDGNHYPDLLVGSLADTAVLFRARPVLHVSQELFIAPRTIDLEQPNCADGHSVCMDLRVCFSYIASPSSYSPAVALDYVLDGDTDRRLRGQVPRVTFLNRGLDDPKHQASGTVWLKHQHDRVCGDAMLQLQENVKDKLRAIVVTLSYSLQTSRLRRQAPGQGLPPVVPILNAHQPSTQRAEIHFLKQGCGEDKICQSNLQLVQARFCARVSDTEFQPLPMDADGTTALFALSGQPFIGLELKVTNLPSDPAQPQADGDDAHEAQLLVTLPASLHYSGVRALDPAEKPLCLSNDNASHVECELGNPMKRGAQVTFYLILSTSGITIETTELEVELLLATISEQELHPVSARARVFIELPLSITGVATPQQLFFSGVVRGERAMRSERDVGSKVKYEVTVSNQGQSLNTLGSAFLNIMWPHEIANGKWLLYPMRVELEGGQGPGKKGLCSPRPNILRLDMDSRDRRRRELEQPEQQEPPEQLEPSTSWWPVSSAEKKKNITLDCARGTANCVVFSCPLYSFDRAAVLHVWGRLWNSTFLEEYSAVKSLEVIVQANITVKSSIKNLLLRDASTVIPVMVYLDPVAVVAEGVPWWVILLAVLAGLLVLALLVLLMWKMGFFKRARYPKATVPQYHAVKIPREDRQQFKEEKTGTILRSNWGSPRREGPDAHPILVADGHPDLGPEGHPGPGSA, encoded by the exons ATGGCCGGGACTCCGGGCCGCGGTCCCTGGGGGGGTCCTGGGCTTCGCTACCTTCTTGGCTTCCTGCTCCCCGGACTGCTCTTCCCAGGAACTGTCGCCTTCAATCTGGACGTGATGGGCGCCCTGCGCAAGGAGGGAGAGCCCGGCAGCCTCTTCGGCTTCTCTGTGGCCCTGCACCGGCAGTTGCAGCCACGACCCCAAAGCTG GCTGCTGGTGGGCGCTCCACAGGCCCTGGCTCTGCCCGGGCAGCATGCGAATCGCACGGGAGGCCTCTTCGCATGCCCCCTCAGCCTGGAGGAGACGGACTGCTACAGAGTGGACATCGACCGGGGAG CTGATGTGCAAAAGGAGAGCAAGGAGAACCAGTGGTTGGGAGTCAGTGTGCAGAGCCAGGGGCCTGGGGGCAAGATTGTG ACCTGTGCACACCGATACGAGGCGCGGCAGCGAGTGGACCAGATCCTGGAGACGCGGGACGTGATTGGCCGCTGCTTCGTGCTAAGCCAGGACCTGGCTGTCCACGATGAGTTGGACGGTGGGGAGTGGAAGTTCTGTGAGGGGCGTCCCCAGGGCCATGAACAATTTGGGTTCTGCCAGCAGGGCACTGCCGCCACCTTCTCCCCGGACAGCCACTACCTGCTCTTTGGAGCCCCGGGAACCTATAACTGGAAGG GCACGGCCAGGGTAGAGCTCTGTGCTCAGGGCTCAGCGGACCTGGCAGATCTGGACGACGGGCCTTACGAGGCAGGGGGTGAGAAGGAGCAAGACCCCCACCTCATCCCGGTCCCTGCCAACAGCTACTTTGGTAGGGACCCCTTCCTGGCCCAAAGCCACTCTAaccctctgctcctttctcttacCCTCCCTCTCCACACTCCCATCCTTCTGTCTCGGTCTCTGCCTCGCACCCACTTTTTCTGCCTCCGATTCTTCTCTCTGTGGCCTCTTCGTCTCTCTCGTCTCTCTCGTTTTCTTTCTCCATGTCTTCCTCTTCCGCCTTCTTCTGGCCTGTTTGTCCTGCTCTGTTTCCCCGCTCTGTGGCTCCGCCTCTGGATGTCCCTTCCCTGGtgtctgccccctccccaccccgccgCAGGGTTGCTCTTTGTGACCAACATTGATAGCTCAGACCCTGACCAGCTGGTGTATAAAACTTTGGACCCTGCTGACCGGCTCCCAGGACCAGCCGGAGACTTGGCCCTGAATAGCTACTTAG GTTTCTCCATTGACTCGGGGAAGGGGCTGGTGCGTGCAGAGGAGCTGAGCTTTGTGGCAGGTGCCCCCCGTGCCAACCACAAGGGTGCTGTGGTCATTCTGCGTAAGGACAGTGCCAGCCGCCTGGTGCCCGAAGTTGTGCTGTCAGGGGAGCGCCTGACCTCTGGCTTCGGTTACTCTCTGGCCGTGGCTGATCTCAACAGTGATGG CTGGCCAGACCTGGTAGTGGGTGCCCCCTACTTCTTTGAGCGCCAAGAAGAGCTGGGGGGTGCTGTGTATGTGTACATGAACCAAGGGGGTCACTGGGCTGGGGTCTCCCCTCTCCGGCTCTGCGGCTCTACTGACTCCATGTTCGGGATCAGCCTGACTGTCCTGGGGGACCTCAACCAAGATGGCTTCCCAG ATATTGCAGTGGGTGCTCCCTTTGATGGGGATGGGAAAGTCTTTATCTATCACGGGAGCAGCCTGGGGCTTGTTCTCAAACCTTCACAG GTGCTGGAGGGTGAGGCCGTGGGCATAAAGAGCTTCGGCTACTCCCTGTCGGGGGGCCTGGATGTGGATGGAAACCATTACCCTGACCTGCTGGTGGGCTCCCTGGCCGACACTGCTGTGCTCTTCAG AGCCAGACCTGTCCTCCACGTCTCCCAGGAGCTCTTCATTGCCCCTCGAACCATCGACCTAGAACAACCCAACTGTGCTGATGGCCACTCGGTCTG TATGGACCTCAGGGTGTGTTTCAGCTACATCGCATCTCCCAGCAGCTACAGCCCTGCTGTGG CCCTGGATTACGTGTTAGATGGGGACACAGACCGGAGGCTCCGGGGCCAGGTCCCCCGAGTGACCTTCCTGAACCGTGGCCTGGATGACCCCAAGCACCAGGCCTCGGGCACTGTGTGGCTGAAGCACCAGCATGACCGGGTCTGCGGAGACGCCATGCTGCAGCTGCAG GAGAATGTCAAAGATAAGCTTCGGGCCATTGTGGTGACCCTGTCCTACAGTCTCCAGACCTCTCGGCTCCGGCGACAGGCCCCTGGCCAGGGGCTTCCCCCAGTGGTCCCCATCCTCAATGCCCACCAGCCCAGCACCCAGCGCGCAGAG ATCCACTTCCTGAAGCAAGGCTGTGGTGAGGACAAGATCTGCCAGAGCAACCTGCAGCTGGTCCAGGCCCGCTTCTGTGCCCGGGTCAGCGACACGGAATTCCAGCCTCTGCCCAT GGATGCAGATGGCACCACAGCCTTATTTGCACTGAGTGGGCAGCCCTTCATTGGCCTGGAGCTGAAGGTCACCAACCTGCCCTCggacccagcccagccccaggccgACGGGGATGACGCCCATGAAGCCCAGCTCCTGGTcaccctccctgcctctctgcaCTACTCAGGAGTCCGGGCCCTGGATCCTGCG GAGAAGCCACTCTGCCTGTCCAATGACAATGCCTCCCATGTCGAGTGTGAGCTGGGGAACCCCATGAAGAGAGGGGCCCAG GTCACCTTCTACCTCATTCTTAGCACCTCGGGGATCACCATTGAGACCACGGAGCTGGAGGTGGAGCTGCTGTTGGCCAC GATCAGTGAGCAGGAGCTACATCCAGTCTCTGCTCGAGCACGTGTCTTCATTGAGCTGCCACTGTCCATCACAGG GGTGGCCACCCCCCAGCAACTCTTCTTCTCCGGTGTGGTGAGGGGCGAGAGGGCCATGCGGTCTGAGCGGGATGTGGGCAGCAAGGTCAAGTATGAAGTCACG GTCTCCAACCAAGGCCAGTCACTCAACACCTTGGGTTCTGCTTTCCTCAACATCATGTGGCCCCATGAGATTGCCAACGGAAAGTGGCTGCTGTACCCCATGCGGGTGGAGCTGGAGGGCGGGCAGGGCCCTGGGAAGAAGGGGCTCTGTTCTCCCAGGCCCAACATCCTCCGCCTG GACATGGACAGCAGGGATAGGAGGCGGCGGGAGCTGGAGCAGCCGGAGCAGCAGGAGCCTCCTGAGCAGCTGGAGCCCAGCACGTCCTGGTGGCCAGTGTCTTCTgctgagaagaagaaaaacatcaCCCTG GACTGCGCCCGGGGCACAGCCAACTGTGTGGTGTTCAGCTGCCCGCTCTACAGCTTTGACCGCGCAGCTGTGCTGCACGTGTGGGGCCGCCTCTGGAACAGCACCTTCCTGGAG GAGTACTCAGCTGTGAAGTCCCTGGAAGTGATTGTCCAAGCCAACATCACGGTGAAGTCCTCCATCAAGAACCTGCTGCTTAGAGACGCCTCCACAGTG ATCCCAGTGATGGTATACTTGGACCCAGTGGCTGTGGTGGCGGAAGGAGTCCCCTGGTGGGTTATCCTCCTGGCCGTGCTGGCCGGGCTGTTGGTGCTGGCGCTGCTGGTGCTGCTGATGTGGAAG ATGGGATTCTTCAAGCGGGCACGGTACCCCAAGGCCACAGTGCCTCAGTACCATGCGGTGAAGATTCCACGGGAAGACAGGCAGCAGTTCAAGGAGGAGAAGACGGGCACCATCCTGAGGAGCAACTGGGGCAGCCCCCGACGGGAGGGCCCCGATGCCCACCCCATCCTGGTTGCCGATGGGCACCCTGACCTGGGTCCCGAAGGACACCCCGGGCCAGGCTCCGCCTAG